The following is a genomic window from Mycobacterium parmense.
CGTCCCACTGATCCAGCAGTGGCATGGGCGAGCCGAGCGCCGAGATGACCATGAGCTTGGCGCCGAAGACGGCGCAGGCGACGGCGATCAACAGCGCGGGTACACGGTTGCGCGTCTTCGGCACCTCGTTCGTGGCCCGCGGCACCCGGTCGTCAGAGGGCACGTGCGGCGCCTGCTCGGCGACCGCGTCCGCCGGCGCCGAGTCCACCTGCTCACTCATCGTCGCCCGCTCGGTACCGTCGCAGCAGCCGGAACGCCCCCAGCGAGGCGAGCCCGCCGCCGGCCCAGGTCAGCATCGGGCGCCGCATCGCCACGCCGTACCAGTGCAGGTAGGCCGGCAGCCAGCCGATCAGATCGAACTTGCTGGTGCCCGCGGTTCGGTCATCCCAGCTGCTGGGAACCTGATCGATTCGGTAGCCGAGCAGATGCGCCTTGGTCGTCAGCTCCAGCCCCACCTCGAACCCGCGCAGGCTCTCCACCGGAACCTCCTCGAGGAAGCGGCGACTGTAGGCGCGGAAGTTGGTGGTGGCGTCGTGGGTGGGCACGCGGCCCACGTAATGCAGGCTGAGTCCGGCGGTCCGCGACATCAGCGTCTTCAACCGAGGACCGCCGCGCTGGGTCCCGCCCGGCATGTACCGCGACCCACTGACGACGTCGGCTCCCTCGTCGCGAATCTTGGCTGCCATCAACGGGATCACCGATGGCGGGTCCGACAGGTCGGCCATGCTGGTGACGACGACGTCGCCGTCTGCGGCCGCGAAACCGGCAATCAGCGCGTTCGCCACGCCGTTGCCCAGGGAATTTCGCACCAGGCGCACCGTGGCGGGCCGGTCCGGCATCGCGGCCAGAGCCGGCAGTGTGCTGTCCGCGTCGAAGTCGTAACACACCAGTAGCTCGTGTGGGGTGTCCGCCAGCGCCTCGCTGAGCTTCCTGACGCATTGTTGGATGTTGTCGCCCTCGTTGTAGACCGGGATGACGACGCTCACCAGGCGCCGGTCGCCCGCCGCGCTTCGGTGGGCCGGCTTGCGGGCGCGAATGACGAACTGCTTGCCGAAGATTGGCCACGCCGCGCGGGTGCGCAGGTACGTACGGACCAGGATCGGCGCCTGGGGCAGCGGCGAGGAAGAGGTGTACGGCAGGAAGCGGTCGACGTCGTCGACGATCTCGAAATCATTGAACTTCAGCAGTTCGACCAGCGACCGGTCGCTGATCGGCACGGTGTGGTCCCAGAAGTCCCAGTAGTTGCCGGGAACGAAGCGGATGTTGGGCCCCATGGCGATCAGGTGCCCGCC
Proteins encoded in this region:
- a CDS encoding glycosyltransferase, producing MRIDGDPDLQQLYRNRFGHTVESRSAIWAVLVRDFFQAWIRRSDTVVDLGCGYGEFLNHVSAARRIGVDLNPDSAAMLGAGIEFHRGRADDLSFLDDDSVDVVFTSNLLEHLDGKAEVERTIAEAVRVLKPGGHLIAMGPNIRFVPGNYWDFWDHTVPISDRSLVELLKFNDFEIVDDVDRFLPYTSSSPLPQAPILVRTYLRTRAAWPIFGKQFVIRARKPAHRSAAGDRRLVSVVIPVYNEGDNIQQCVRKLSEALADTPHELLVCYDFDADSTLPALAAMPDRPATVRLVRNSLGNGVANALIAGFAAADGDVVVTSMADLSDPPSVIPLMAAKIRDEGADVVSGSRYMPGGTQRGGPRLKTLMSRTAGLSLHYVGRVPTHDATTNFRAYSRRFLEEVPVESLRGFEVGLELTTKAHLLGYRIDQVPSSWDDRTAGTSKFDLIGWLPAYLHWYGVAMRRPMLTWAGGGLASLGAFRLLRRYRAGDDE